TTCAGAGAAGCCATATACATGACGACTTCACAACGGGTCTAATGAAGCAGAAGTGAAAACGCTCAAAAAATACACCCTCGCTTGTCAGGGCGAACCTCTCTGTGTGCCGAAGAAAGGCCTGGTCGGATTGGAGAAAAGCAAGCGTCTCCTCTGTAAATGCCTGTACAAATGTGAAGCTCTTATTGGATGCCAGTAGAGATAAAATATAAGAAACCTACCTGCCCCACAGCAGATGGACGCTCGCCAATCAGCCACCGAAAAGTGCTATGAAAAAAGTGCAGGGTGCTTCgtcttaaaggtatgacgcgataacgtgAAAGGGTTAGTGCCCACATggagaattggccattctctactttacatggCATACATTGATCACTGGGAGTCATGCTACTCTGCAGGAGTCGTGGTGCAGCGGCACCCGCTGCCCTCAGCAATGACagctgctgccacagatggcgcttgtAAGGCCCAGGCTGCTCGtttcgagcaacctctcgcgaccagtaaTTCATTTACTGCCACCTaacacggtgggcagtttgctaacaatccggtgggcaagttgtgatggcGTCAGAACGTCATGTTACCtaggtgaccccccccccccccccccctcctgccacGTAGGTCGCTTCTGTGGggtattttttgcatttttcgcgCTCACGGCTaatggcgacgacgacgacgacgacgcgggCTCCTTAACGCTATGACGTTAAGACGCAGGGACTGCATGGTTGTGGAAGCGGTCGTGACCAGTACATCGCGGTTAGCTGCATACAACAGTCCCGCTATTGGGTGCTTTTTTCATTTGCAGAAAATAAGAAAATGCACCCTTAACAGGACCGGCTAGTTTTACATGTTCAAAGTCCTCAAAGCTTGTGTGGGAGGAAACGCTCTCCAGTTCTTATACTGTTTTCACTCGCATAATAAACGCCCTGCTGTTCCCTAAAAATATCAGCATACTTTTGGGAAATGCGTTCAGAGCACCATGTAACCTATCCAGAAGAAATTTGATCTGgtacagaaaagaaaaattggaagaggcatttaagctccgccttgaggctATGACGCGATACCGTACTGGATAATTTCTCACGTATGCAGAAGGTCGTTCTGTACTTGACATTCACTGATACGTGGGAGTCTTAATatcactgctggcgcagtggtgcagcggttatgcgatgcgctactgccctgcgatggcagctgctgccaccggtggtgcttgtgtgacccaggttgctcttgccgagcaagcgatcattaatttaactgccacatacTACGGTGAGCCCTTTGCTCACAATCGAgtgcgcaggttgtgatgacgccgcaaggtcatgtcacctataGGCGCTTCTCAGgggatttttcgtgaatttttcgcTTCCTGTcaacgacgccgggttttctgcgacgcgagctccttaCCGCTGTCGCGTTAAAGGCAGGCTGGAGGGATTAATACTTCATCGTCTACTACTTACCTTATAAACGAAACCCATAATTCAGCACGTTTTCTGTGCTGGAGTGGGTATGCAACAAATTATACTTTAACTTCGCACATATAACTCGCATAACAGCCCTTAGGTCTGTCCAAAGAGCGCACAATTAGAGTTCCCTACAGCAAAACTgagagccttcagcgtggagcTCAAACGCGACGAGTTGGGCCAACCCTTTATACAGCAGATAAAACGGAGAAAAACTTTGCGACAAGGAGTGATTTCTATTGGTTGCGCATTGTAATTGGCGGCAGTTCTTCAGGGTGAAGTATGATGGCCTCGACATTCGAAAGATGGGCTTTATATTATTGCTCATTTTTTTTCGGCGTTCAAAAGAGGATGCCTGCTAGCATTAACCATCGTTGCTAGATGACTTCTTGGAAAATGCAGAGGGTGCATTCATGGCATAAAAGGGGGAAAACTGCCTTTTTTTCACAGCCATTGTAAGCGGGTTGATTATACGAGCGCGTTCACTATGGTGAGTACCTACGGTACATTCACAACTCAATGCAAGCAAGCATTACACACGCAGAAGCAAGGTAAGTCCATCAACATATGTTTGAAACAACTTACGGAAACCAGCAGTCCCAAgttgattttgaagaaatcgctCCCACTGAGGCAGATGTCGTCCGGGTTAATGCTGTCGTGCAAGTGCTGGACCTAAGGGGGAACTGACAATTAGCCGGTTACCATGACGCTAGGCGGTGAAAAGGCTGCAATGGTAATAACCCAATGCTTTACGAGCTACAAAGAAACACACAGGAGGAGAAAAATGCAGGATAAaagttcaaacattttttttttgtggtagtACTTTGCTTTTTAAAAACAGGAACACGCAAAAGGTAACAAAGCAGTGCTTAGGCTCTCCCCCAATATTCGCAGCTGAACGGTGATATATTACGCAATAGCTGAATATGCGACTCTGTTGTTTTTAGCGAAAATAATGGGAGTCATCAAGCTGATTGCATTCGTGCTTTGTATAACGGCGTTTCACAATGTTTACATCTGTTTACCCTTCAAAGTTGAGGTTCAACGCGTATAAAACACTCACCTCCTTAAACCACTTGTAATTAACTTCTAATTTAAGGCTACTTGTCCCCAGTGGAACGAGTAATCATCTCACCTGGAGGCTATAAGCAATGCTGCGCTCCATAGTTATCGTCCTTCGGCACGAATTCTTGATATCTTGAAactgaaagcagagaagtgaagGTAGGTGTTCATATGTAAAAACACACATTTGTAGCGCCCATACACACATTTGTAGCGCTAATATTCGAGGCGTTCAAGACCATGCTAGCACATTGAATGCTGAGCACTACTAGCTTAAAGATTCTGCCTCAGGAAAAAAAGATACTGGAGGTTAtaattaagctccgcctgaagggtattATTGCACGATAACGTTATTCGATTgtacccatatatgcggaattagtcattctctgcattacattcctagatccctgggagttctaATATTACCTCCTGGCGCTAGTAATACTAATACTCCTGATAATACTAATACTCTTGGAGCAGTCATGCAGCGTgaagcgattcgccactgcccCGGTTGGTGGCTCTTTCAAACCCAGCCACCGGTAACGCTTGTACGACGCAGCTTGCTCTCCCGAGCCCTTCGCAACCAGCCCTtgaactgctacctgccacgatAGGCAGTTTGCTTACGATCCGGTCTGAATGACGTACTGACGTTACAATATCACCTGACgtaagttgcttctctggggacttTTCACTCACGCCGTCGCCGCCAACGACGCCGATGGCGGGTCTTCCTCTGGAGGGGGCCCTTAACGCTCTCGTGTTATTGCATATAACCGACCCCACCTATTGTTTATGACAAAAGGTAAATAATTATTTCTCCCTGTAACAGTTTTATCTTATGTTTGAAGTAATAAAAGCCATCATTTATTTTCTATTACCCATAGCTTTGAAGCGTAAGATATTTTGAGTAATAACATAGATCACCATGCGTTTGAAATTACCGAACGTAAGCAGGATGGATCGGGCCTCCCAGAACTACATTTATCATTCTGGAAGCACGATGAAAGGAGTTTCAAGGTAACTCATAGTAAACATATTAACCCGATGTTGCCTTCGGCATCTAATGGGCTTTTCGAAGCGCCCTTACATTGCAGTCATAATGCGCGGTCACCTATCAATGCTTCTCAGTGGGTCAGAGCCCCGCAGATACACGTGAAGTGGGCATGCTCGTAGCTGTGACATAGTTTTGCAGCGAAGCTTCGTTGTCGTGTCGTCAAAATACATTTACCCGGTTAGGCTTCCAATTTTTGGTATTACAAACCACGACTGTCACGCACTCATTTGAACGTTTCAGTGACTGCTTTTTCTAAGTATATTACTGTACCTAAATGAAAGTGAAATCCAACTTAGACTAAAATCCATGACACTGGGAAATTCAGGTGATGAGGAAATACTCGATCTCATCATCTGGCACTCGCAGGCACTGTGGTAATACAAAAGGTTGAAGACGTGTGCCAAAAATGTGTTACTTACAGCGTTGGACAGTGACTGGCTGACTTTCGCCAGCTTGAGGAACTCGTAACAAGAGAATGCCGAGTAGCCGATGGCGATCCATAGCTCAGTCCTCTTCATTCCTTCAGTGATGATGGTAAACAGCGAGATACACGTCACTAAGAGAATTCCCACACTGGACACTACAATGGACCTCTGCCAGATACCGTTGATGTCGTGCTTGAGTTCCAGGACCGTGCACAGGTGCAGCCTCATCGCTTGCACTTTCTTCGCCGCCTCCACTTCGCAGCCGAGAACATTGCGGCCTATGCAGTCTCCCAACTTGTCCTTCAAGAAGGTCACGTAACGTTCCAGCACCTCAGCCGAGTGTCGCAGGGTCATAAAGCAGGCACCGTCGTACGCAAAGAACAGCACAGCAGCGAAGAAGCCGCATACCCTGTCGACCACCTCCCGAAAGTTCAGCTGGTCGTCGGTGTGAACCACCTTCTGTTCCTGGTGAAACAGCGCCATCGTATAGCTTACGTAGTAAACGACGCACATCAGTGTTGCTGACACGTCAGACCACAAGAAGTGCTTCTGGATGCAGCACTTACACGCCGGAATATTGACTTCCTTCTCGAAACGTCCGGCTTTCGCGAAGAAGTCGAGAGTCCCGCGGCAACCGAAGATCATTGTCAGAAAATTATTGCTGGCGTTGACAATGACAACGACGTGAAGAAGGACGAGAAGGGACTTGGTGAAGAACCGCTGCGTGTCGCTGAGCTCAATCGCGTCGCGGGTGACGACGTCGATCTCGAACCACAGATAGAAGGCGAAGCATGCTGCTGCGTAAGCGCTGTACCAGTGGAGCCAGACGATCCTGGGATATCTGCGAGCACAGAAGAAGCGACGCTCTGCAGCAAAGGAAAAATGCGGATAACACAAAAGAAGGCGCACTGAATTGTGCTGAGCCGCATTTCTTTATTTGGGGAGTAATGTAACGTACCACAGCCGTCATATTGAAAAGTAGGTTGACACAAGCTTCGAAGCCTCTAGTTAAGTTGTCATGCAATTCTTAAGTGTTGCTCATCACCAGCAACAGTAATACATTTTGAACTGTTATGCTATGCTACTTCTTTACCAATAGCTGTAACTTGGGCACTCACACTTACCTGTAACGTAACGAAATAGCAAGTCAGTATAAGAAAAGAACTGTTGAAAAGTTAAGCGTATCAGGTAAAGACAGGCAGCAATTCACAACAAGAATGAAGACAAATCTATGCTCAAACGCAATAGCTTTCATGGAGCATATACCCAATTAGGCTTACAGGCTAGGGTTAGAGGTTCTGCATAGCTTTTCGGCGCAAGGTCACCCGCAAAGATGTTTAAGTGGTTTCTTGAAATCTGGAATGTTTTTTGGTCAACGCAAATTTTGAAGAATTTTTACAGAGAAATTCTCCTCCACTGGCAATTTTCCGCAGTGGGAACCTTTTTCATCAATTCTACGAAGTTTTCCGATTTCATTTCTGCAAACACTTATCCCTTTCTTGCTCCTACCTGGGAGGCTTGGCAAACATGTCCTTGACGAAGAAGCAGCCGCAGAGGCGATAGAAGCGTGCTTGAAGAGCGAAACTTCGGAGCATGTTGCTGTATTGTGATGGTTTGTGCTTGTCATCTCGGTGACATGTCTGGATGTCACCCTTGGCAGGCGCTACATCAACGGTGATTGCCGAGCGCTTCTCTCGCTGGACATCGAGCGCTGATCTGTTCATATTACCGCTCGTGGTAAAACCTGCAGAAATGAGCCGGAAAAGAGATTTTATTTTGTCCACTTCCGTACGGGTTCGGTAGGATGGTGTTCTCGGGTTTCATTAGGAATATTGccttcacgtttttttttcgtatgCCATTAATCTCGAAGTCATTAGAGGACGTTTCGGAATCATTGTTCTTGCAAGGGGATTTGTCAGGCTTGACAGTAATTCACGCCAGTGTAGGAAGAGCTAAGTACAGTCACCTGAATTGTTTATCATGACAGTAAAAGTATTAATTTGGCTTTAATAGCTTTGCGTCACCTAAGACAATAGCTAACAAAACGCGGGATTATGATTAGAACTTAAAAATGGAGCTTAAGATTTGCGGAAAATTATAATTCAAGCACAACAGAATAAGCAGTTTTTCCTTAACAGGCGAAAGTTAATGAAGGACACTGATGCCACTACGAAACGTTCCGCTTTTCAGTTGATTGAGCTGATTAATAGCGAATAAAAAGTCAAGGTTAGAAGGTATGTTGGTCTTGCCCAAACAATGGCGTCGTAATGATCCGGCGGCCAATCTCAGTGCACAAGGAGCGAACTCTATGGAGGGAAATGGCGATGCCGCCGTCAGCTGACCGTGAGAGCGCTCACATCGAAATTACGTTTAATAATGAAAACAGATAGCGCTTCAAATTGATTGCACACGAATTCTGTTACTAGAACATACCGGACTCTAGTgaatgttattttttatttttatttacaagtTCTTCATGCATCTCACACACGTGCTGGCACAGACACGTTACAACCTTCTGGAATATATGGAGCTTCCCATGAATTGGAAAGCAAGGTTAACAAATAGGGGAAAGGATAATGCTTTTTCTAGCACAACATAATAGTGAACCGAGTCCTTGAGGCTTAAAAAATCTTTGAACCTACTGTTCGAAGTATTTCATAATTGCCAATTGAACGTCATTTCACATTTAAATTCAAGTGACTGCTCATAAAgaaggcatttcttttttttttcaaaccacgTCCAGCATCATCATTAGCTTTCTTTACAGGTACTACACCATGCGATGTTGTGAACGACTTTATTTCTGTGGTACTCAAGGATACTGCTTCCGTTACGCTTAAGAAGAAGGTTCGCACTGCCCAGAGGCGTGTGCACAGGCGTGATAAAAACTGACTTTGAGAAAACAAGCCACTATAACATGTTGCGTGCACAAAGTAGAagaaggtttaaaaaaaaaggcatcagcGTGATTTAGGCCCTGGTAATGGCTACATTCTAACCATAGTTAAGATAGCTTCCAAAACTCGTCTTGAAACCAAGAGCTTGGAAATAAAAGTTTGCTTGCAGTAATTCATTGATCACTtgatttatgaaaaaaaaacatgctcttGCTGTCAGAGATCTCAATAATGATTTTGTCTCAATTGAGCACAATGACTGAAAGTCTGCCGGATGTCACTGTGTTGCGCAATGTAGGGAAAATATTGGTCAAAGATACCTTCGGTAGACGAGCTTCGACGTGGTCTTTTCAGCGCGTGGCTATTTGCTGAAGTGCAGAGGAAAGCTTAGTGGTAAGGCGAATCGCAGTGCACAGATCTTGGGAATCCTTGCCACAGGACCACCCGCCAAAGCTTCAGGCTGTCTACGAGCAAGAAACGTTCCCCTCTCTGATGATGTCCATGCCGTATTTCCACTGCCAGCGGCGTCCAGCTGATGAAAGCGCTATCGCCACTTACTCAGACAAAGCGGAATAGCGTGTCAACACTTATTTTCCCCGTAATTATTTCCCCATGCAGTGAGGAGAAAATGCTGTCCCATGCTAACGACCACTACGTTCCAGCTAGCCCGCTAGCTGGTATTTCAGACATTTTAGCTTACACCTCTGTCCTGTAAGTACAGTCCAAACGACGCGACGGTTGATCACGCCCAGGCTATTACCGGGAGCCTAAGTGAGTGGACTACACGCATGCGGCCCTTGACCCAGTGGGTGGCGTGGATGAAGGCAGGCGTTGCCATGGCGCCAAGCGGAGTCAGTCCCGTGGTATGTGGAGCGATCGCGTTCTTTATTTATGCAAAAGCTGCATTTGTGCCTGTATTGTTTTTCTGTTCATCGAGCGTCGCGGTGGTGCACCACACTTTGCCGTCGGTTGTGTCCCAGCAAGGCCCTCATAATGGCTACTGCCGTTGTCCGGGTTCGGGAACGATGGAATGCACTGAGCGCAGGTTAAAGAAAAAGTATGACGTACTAGAAAAACCAATCCACGACCTTGAATGCCACACACAACAACCTCTGTTACTTTAGTCTACAGTCGGTTAATGAAGAAAGTTCGTGTGCtcttttgctaaaaaaaaaatatagaataCTGGCCTACTGTTTTCTGCTTTCCTGGTTCTATTTTCCTTTTGGTTGAACCACTgctaggagaaaaacaaaacaagtagGAAATATCAGTTAGGCCAAGAAACGACACAAAGGCCTTCAGTGCTTGGGACTGTAGGAAGCTCGCTTCATTCAGATAAATATAGCGAAGGTATTAGCTGGGCAGTCAACGTGATATAACTGTTGATGGTGGCAAGCTGCGCCAGCGCTGTCCGCGAGTCAAAGCGATTTTCTTTAAATTCATTCACATCACTCGAAGATAATGACGCTTTCGGAGCTTCTTAATAAAAATTATAATATACTTTTGTACCTCAGGACACTTGCTCATTTCCCGCATTGGCTAGCTATTCGTCAGCGGACAAGGCCTTCTTTGGGCATAGTGGCCCTCAACATTGGTCACTTCACAAACTTTCCATGCTTGTAATTTTAGCAGATACACGTAGACATAAAAAACATCCTCATTAGTTAACAGCAAAAATAGTTTTATGAAACATGTGTAGTACATTGTCACAGCGGAACAAAGAAATGGGATTGAGTACAAATCCCACCTTATGATCGCTTCCAGCTTCCTAACATTTCATACATGTCCTAGATACAATCCAGGGAATGTGGTATACTTGAGAACACAAAGATTACGGCGGGCACTTAAGACTCTCATTTGCTTCGAAACAGAAAGCATTGTTTATTTGACgtttctcttctttttcattgaaacttctttttgggctagttggtgcatttctgAATCTAAGAAAAAAATAGCAGCGCTAAAGCATGCAACCAGAGAAGAAAGAGCTAGACACAAGcgtatctttattttttttttgcccctccgTTCTACTcgcacacctactcattagcatacagtcgtaaggcaacgcatatagCAGGTTCACCTTTgctcgccaagaagcaacgctgTTTTGTGGCTGCATGCTAGCCTCGCAATCGGAAAGTGCTGGTTTTCATCCCCCGGCCATTCGGAAGAAATTTTCTTTGCGAGGTAACATGGTTTTGCGAAGGCGCTTCTTCAGGACATCAGGTTTCGTTGCCGATCAGTCatataacgctttcgcattaaaatgacCAGTAGGCGATAGGAAAACCCCGGACTGTTAGTCATCCTCCCGAACCGAGGACATTTATTTGTTTTGGCGAATGAACTTACGCGCACACCAGCCGAACCTTATTCTGCACATAATAATTTTCGGATAACTTTGTTTCAGATTATAGACTCCAGAGGATAGCATTCGAAGATAGTTTTTGGTGCCCcgtgcgtcatttttttttaacttggcaGAGTCATCTTCGGCATCGGCGTGAAGAAGTTAACACTGGCCGGTTTTGTAAACTCTTTATTTGCACTGTGTTTTATTTCATCGCTATTGAAAATTTACGGATATCTGGTGAGTTGTGAATCTCGTCCCTCAAGATTTTGTCGCGAATGTTGGAGAAATGATTTACGGTGAACAGCGGGCAACGTGCTCTCCTAGGCCGGCGAACTGACGTCCGGAAGCCTAGTGGAGTTGTACAGGAAGCCGTCGACGGAACTGCGGCTTGTCTGCACAAGTATGACAGTGTAGGTGATTATCGCAGCTGCCGCCTGAAAAGAAAGTATGAGGAGAAAGGGTATGTATGAGAAGAAAGGTATGAGGAGAAAGGGAAGCGAATTAGATATATTGCACTCTTGATCACCGAGCATAATTGTGTATCACCGGCGTTTGTCTAGGGCTGCTGCGGGTGCACTCTTTAGCTTTACTGATATTCGCAGCGTATTCATAGATTTTCCCGACAGACATGAACTACTTGTCGTTTTGAACTAAAATACATTTTTATTGATGCAATCATCCATATTGGGCTACTACACTCCCCAGTTGAGACCAATATAGACTATCGAAATCAAAATAGGAGAGCGGAATCCCGCGGAAGTCGCAGGAGGAcaattttgcttctttttcttggctGCTTTTATTTGAGAAGAAGCGCTTGGAAGCTACAAAGATGTATCATTTCCTTGAAAGCTTACTGAAATTAATTTAAGAGTAATTATGTGTTAAAAGCTTTCTTTTTCTAGAAACCGGAAAGATCCTCTCTTCTTGCACTTAAGTCATCTGGTGGTGATATAACTCCGGCTTCTGATCCCGCACACGACCTCTTACCGAGACTAGCAGGGACATGTCCAGTTTGAAGAAGGCGCCTCCTGTCAAGCCAAGTTCCCCAGGGTCGATGCAGTCATGAAGGTATTGAATCTACAATAACGAACCAGCAAAGTTTGTGTCATGAAATCGTTGAGGCGCTCAATATTGGTAACGTTGCGTGTTCCGTTTTATAATGCCACACAATCCAGGAAATCCAGACGCTGACGTCTTACACAAAGGGTATAGATTGTAGCTTATATTACAGAAAACCCAGtagtttcgtcttttttttttctgttgacgGAAATCGGCAAACAATCGCGCTTGCAGCACCAAAGCGGGAAAGTCACTGCAGGAGCTCTATGCGGATAAGCTTTTCTTCGTGGTATACGGTCCATTTTCAAGCAGAACCGGCGAATTAGATAAGGactgaaggaagacacacacagacagcgCCTGTATGTGAGTGTCTTCCTTCAGTCCTTATTGAAAATggcataccaactagcccaagcatCAGTCATATACGGTCCAGAACTGCGTCAACTGCAAGACTGCTGCCAGACCTTTCATTACAGCTGCTTGTATCAGACACGCACGCTCTGCGACTTAACCAGAAGGAGGACAGTCGTTCTTCCAGCTACAGGCTGTGAATTGTGTGTGAAGCGTCATGAGCACGGACGGCCGATACTGTAAGGTCTGAGTTTGCCGCACCATAAGTGTGCATGGCGCGCAGTAGATGGCACGGCTAACTACGGTCGACAGAATTCCCGGTTCGAATTTTGGCGGCTCTTACCAGCGGCAGGATGGTCACACATGGTGCGGACCTTCCAGGCGACGCCTGGTCGATGGAAGTCGCAGACAGATATTTCGCTATAAAAACTGTTCAGTTAAGAGCCAGTGCTTGGATTCTACAAAAGACTGAGAAGGAGCTCGACTCTGTTCTAACGATTTATCAAATGCCATCAGAATTCCTTTTCCCTGCAGCCCGACCATACCGGGTTCTTGGCGAGAGGAATCTCCCCGGGCCCACTCCTCCGGTTGTGGGTCCGCTTTAGAATAgattttttaatgttttatttttgcattctCTAGCGTGGAAGAACAGTTTTTTTCCACAAAGACTTTTGATCTATTTTAATAATGGAATTGAGCCCGCTGCGCACCAGCGGTGTAGGCAGGGGCTCAGTATTATTGCGACAGCATCAAAAGCCTCATTGGGTTCAAAATGTCATCGCCCGTAAAATTCGCTGGTTCACTGGAGGGAACTTGTGCcaccagaccggaagtggcgtcacttccggtaaaagcatcaacagcttctaatgctgtcgcattgccaacacataggTGCCCCGGTGGCATTTTTTCACTCTTTTTTGGCAGCCCTAACTCAGTTGATGTAAACTATACaggccttttttttatttcgattaCCCTAGGATTCTTAGCCGCCGGTGCACCATTTCAAACTCACCTGATTTTGCATGACGTCGACGGCTGTACATGCTGTCTTGCATGCTTGCTTCATTTTTGTTGCCTGTTTGTGAAAGAgtgaaataaaaacaatgcaCTGTATAAATGCTTTTCAGCCGTTGGCACAGCTCAATATGGAAGCTCAGTTGTAACCAAATGAGGAACTCAAATAATGACGCGCTCTTGTAGCATTTCATAGCCTTCACACATTCAAACATTCCACAGAGTTGAACTTAATATATAATTTTGAGTTAGTAAAGACCTTTTCAAAAACAAAGCTCAAGGGTTTGCCATACTGGTACTGGACTGATGTGTTTGCAGAACAGAAAAGAGGAAAGGATTAAGGTCCCGCCCGCTGAATCAGATGCAGCTGTAATTCCCCAATAGGGCTTCAAGCTAGGTATCAAAGCATCTTCAGCTTCCGAACAGTTTTGCCAATATCCACAGTGTCAGGGTAAACGTATAGCAGTTCAGCAGTAAGCGATTACGACGTAGAAAGAAAAGCGAGCAGCTTCCGCCACAACCCCGAGTAAAGAGCCCTATACCGCATCTCCAAAGAAAAACAGGTGTACACACAAAAAAGAGCTTAAGGTCAGAACTCACCGCCTCGATGAGTGACTGGCTGACGGCTGCAAGCGCCACAAATTCGTACGTGATGTACATCGAGTAAAGGAATGCTTGGTAGTTCTCCCAGTTGGCGGGGCCATTCTTGCAAACCTCGTAGGCGGAGGTGCAGACGACGAGGAGGGTGCAAGCAGTGGAAATTACCAGAGACCAGTTCCAAACCTGATTCACCGCACTCTTTAGATCTAGAATTTCGCAAAAATTGAGTCTGATAGATTCCAGCCGCTTTAGAGCGTTGCGTGAGTTAGGCGGAAAATGCTGAAACACAGATGCTTGAGAAGTGCAGGATTCCAGGACCTTGAGCTGGTTTTTCATGTACTCAAGGAGAACCTCTCCAGCCG
The genomic region above belongs to Amblyomma americanum isolate KBUSLIRL-KWMA chromosome 9, ASM5285725v1, whole genome shotgun sequence and contains:
- the LOC144103789 gene encoding uncharacterized protein LOC144103789, which gives rise to MNRSALDVQREKRSAITVDVAPAKGDIQTCHRDDKHKPSQYSNMLRSFALQARFYRLCGCFFVKDMFAKPPRYPRIVWLHWYSAYAAACFAFYLWFEIDVVTRDAIELSDTQRFFTKSLLVLLHVVVIVNASNNFLTMIFGCRGTLDFFAKAGRFEKEVNIPACKCCIQKHFLWSDVSATLMCVVYYVSYTMALFHQEQKVVHTDDQLNFREVVDRVCGFFAAVLFFAYDGACFMTLRHSAEVLERYVTFLKDKLGDCIGRNVLGCEVEAAKKVQAMRLHLCTVLELKHDINGIWQRSIVVSSVGILLVTCISLFTIITEGMKRTELWIAIGYSAFSCYEFLKLAKVSQSLSNAFQDIKNSCRRTITMERSIAYSLQVQHLHDSINPDDICLSGSDFFKINLGLLVSMAGSMITYTVILVQTSPDLEAALACPSDGIKTSTALPI